The following proteins are encoded in a genomic region of Nitratireductor sp. GISD-1A_MAKvit:
- a CDS encoding L,D-transpeptidase, whose protein sequence is MPRRGFLAGLGALAVSGCVATPQRPAPKVVEPPKPRRVVPPMYYAMPNERFPIPEVDIRHLDERWWRKDVSYPTSERKGTLIVDTPNRYLYHVTGPNRATRYGIGVGRDGFSWAGRAIMAYRREWPRWTPPNEMVARRPELEPYSIANGGMPPGLRNPLGARALYIHLNGKDTLYRIHGTPEPWSIGKAVSSGCIRLINQDVIHLHDHVRDGSPIVVIPDPKMQHLLVT, encoded by the coding sequence ATGCCGCGGCGGGGCTTTCTGGCCGGGCTCGGCGCGCTGGCAGTGTCGGGATGCGTGGCGACGCCGCAGCGCCCTGCACCAAAGGTGGTTGAGCCGCCCAAGCCCAGGCGCGTTGTTCCGCCGATGTATTACGCGATGCCGAATGAGCGCTTTCCGATACCCGAAGTCGATATCAGACATCTGGATGAGCGCTGGTGGCGAAAGGATGTCAGCTATCCGACGAGTGAGCGGAAGGGAACGCTGATCGTGGATACACCGAACAGATATCTCTACCACGTCACCGGACCTAATCGGGCGACGCGCTATGGCATCGGCGTTGGACGAGACGGCTTCTCCTGGGCGGGCCGTGCAATCATGGCCTATCGGCGCGAGTGGCCGCGCTGGACGCCGCCAAACGAGATGGTGGCGCGGCGGCCGGAGCTGGAGCCCTACAGCATCGCCAATGGCGGCATGCCCCCCGGTCTGCGCAATCCGCTCGGGGCACGTGCGCTCTACATACATCTCAACGGCAAGGACACGCTTTACCGCATTCATGGCACGCCGGAGCCGTGGAGCATCGGCAAGGCGGTTTCATCCGGCTGTATCCGCCTGATCAACCAGGATGTGATTCACCTGCACGATCATGTCAGGGATGGCAGCCCTATTGTCGTCATACCCGATCCGAAGATGCAGCATCTTCTGGTGACCTGA
- a CDS encoding response regulator: MRLLVVEDDPLLLDGLTVGLGLAGFAVDAVASCEDAFAALDTQSYDGVVLDLMLPDGSGLDVLSSLRGRGDATPVLLLTARDQIPDRIAGLDAGADDYVGKPFDLDELAARVRAAVRRGKGRPSATLAWAGVTLDPASQTVARNGELVNLTRREFALLAALMERPASILSKPALEETIYGWQEEVESNAVEVHIHKLRSKLGAGFIRTVRGVGYRLTEAKACDPSD, from the coding sequence ATGCGACTTTTGGTGGTTGAAGACGATCCGCTGCTTCTGGACGGGCTGACGGTGGGGCTGGGTCTTGCCGGCTTTGCGGTCGATGCCGTGGCCAGTTGCGAGGATGCCTTTGCAGCGCTCGACACCCAGTCTTATGACGGCGTCGTGCTCGACCTGATGCTGCCGGATGGTTCGGGTCTGGACGTGCTTTCGAGCCTGCGTGGCCGGGGCGATGCGACGCCGGTTCTGCTGTTGACGGCACGGGATCAGATCCCAGACCGTATTGCCGGACTGGATGCTGGTGCGGACGACTATGTGGGGAAGCCGTTTGACCTCGATGAACTGGCAGCACGCGTGCGCGCCGCGGTCAGGCGGGGCAAGGGCCGCCCCAGCGCCACGCTCGCCTGGGCTGGCGTGACGCTCGACCCGGCGAGCCAGACGGTTGCACGAAACGGGGAGCTGGTGAACCTCACGCGGCGTGAATTCGCGCTTCTGGCGGCCCTTATGGAGCGCCCGGCAAGCATCCTTTCCAAACCGGCTCTCGAAGAAACCATCTATGGCTGGCAGGAAGAGGTTGAGAGCAACGCCGTGGAGGTGCACATCCATAAACTTCGCTCCAAGCTGGGAGCCGGCTTCATCCGCACCGTGCGCGGGGTGGGGTATCGGCTCACGGAGGCAAAAGCATGCGATCCATCCGACTGA
- a CDS encoding ATP-binding protein, producing MRSIRLRLIMILMGSTGLVWLLAVGWIYLSTQAEVERVLDARLMEAARMVNSLLSDHRIEVGLEEGAARHVVGEFEQTHRPYERQLSCQIWSLEGSLVGRSENAPQTRLTEIGTGFSETAVDGERWRVFTVENQSLGVRVMVGDSLRIRETLVSDVIKGLVVPALLILPFLAGVILVSVGRGLSPLNDMADTLSKRAANDLRPLQADNLPKEIAPAVNALNGLFKRVEDVRDRERSFTAFAAHELKTPLAGVKTQAQIALASEDPALHANALQQITMGVDRTSRLVKQLLDLTALETNDSEPILQTVSVRALMRSVMAELPLARGETRLNVEADGEDAHEVHVEPHFLSLALRNLIENALNHAPETSGVVCRVEEVADSVRFLVEDRGPGIPEAELSQVVEKFVRGRNRSASGSGLGLAIAQAAMVRMGGTLTLENREEGGLRAILTVRKAETMA from the coding sequence ATGCGATCCATCCGACTGAGGCTGATCATGATCCTGATGGGATCGACGGGGCTTGTCTGGCTGCTTGCCGTTGGCTGGATCTATCTCAGCACCCAGGCCGAAGTGGAAAGGGTTCTCGACGCACGGCTGATGGAAGCAGCGCGAATGGTCAATTCGCTTCTTTCCGACCATCGAATTGAAGTGGGGCTGGAGGAAGGAGCGGCGCGCCATGTGGTTGGGGAGTTCGAGCAAACTCATCGCCCCTATGAGCGCCAGCTCTCATGCCAGATCTGGTCACTGGAGGGGAGCCTTGTGGGGCGCTCTGAAAACGCCCCCCAGACCCGCCTGACCGAGATAGGAACCGGGTTTTCAGAGACCGCGGTGGATGGCGAGCGATGGCGCGTCTTCACCGTGGAAAATCAGTCACTCGGCGTGCGCGTGATGGTGGGGGACAGCCTCCGGATCCGAGAAACCCTTGTGAGCGACGTGATCAAGGGACTGGTGGTGCCGGCACTCCTGATCCTGCCGTTTCTGGCGGGCGTCATCCTTGTTTCCGTGGGACGGGGGCTCTCGCCTCTCAACGATATGGCGGACACGTTGTCGAAACGTGCGGCAAACGATCTGCGCCCGCTGCAGGCCGACAATCTGCCGAAGGAGATTGCGCCAGCGGTGAATGCACTGAACGGGCTCTTTAAACGGGTGGAAGATGTGCGCGACCGCGAACGCAGTTTTACCGCCTTTGCCGCCCATGAGTTGAAGACACCGCTGGCTGGCGTGAAAACGCAGGCGCAGATCGCGCTGGCGAGCGAGGACCCGGCGCTGCATGCCAATGCGCTGCAGCAGATCACCATGGGCGTGGATCGAACGAGCCGGCTTGTGAAGCAGCTTCTCGACCTGACCGCCCTTGAGACAAACGACAGTGAGCCTATCCTGCAAACCGTGAGCGTGCGTGCGCTCATGCGCAGTGTGATGGCGGAGCTTCCGTTGGCGCGGGGAGAGACACGACTGAACGTGGAGGCGGATGGCGAGGACGCACACGAGGTTCATGTCGAGCCGCACTTCCTCTCGCTAGCGTTGCGCAACCTCATTGAAAATGCGCTCAATCATGCACCGGAAACCTCGGGCGTGGTGTGTCGGGTGGAAGAGGTGGCAGACAGCGTGCGCTTCCTGGTGGAGGATCGCGGTCCGGGTATTCCCGAGGCGGAGCTTTCACAGGTGGTGGAGAAGTTTGTGCGCGGGCGGAACCGCTCTGCATCCGGCAGCGGGCTGGGGCTTGCCATTGCGCAGGCAGCGATGGTGCGCATGGGCGGAACGCTGACGCTCGAAAACCGCGAGGAAGGCGGTTTGCGCGCCATTCTGACCGTGCGAAAGGCGGAGACGATGGCTTGA
- a CDS encoding thioredoxin domain-containing protein — MISRRGFLVGASGALAVAPLAARAAPSLDDMVRDPALHVLGNPAGDVTIAEFFDYLCPSCKAIHHELKEIVRSDGNLRLVMKDWPINGDMAWYASRMVHASAALGAYEAAHNAVMAMKNGLTHGGVDAALTNVGADAGAVRDMLDLHVEAIDGLIARNEKHAKALKLAGTPAFLIGRRLYRRPLTPDEIVAAVALARSEK, encoded by the coding sequence TTGATTTCCCGACGCGGTTTTCTGGTTGGCGCTTCGGGTGCGCTGGCGGTTGCGCCGCTGGCCGCACGCGCCGCGCCCAGCCTGGATGACATGGTGCGCGACCCGGCGCTCCATGTTCTGGGCAACCCGGCAGGAGACGTGACGATTGCCGAGTTCTTCGATTATCTCTGCCCTTCCTGCAAGGCAATCCATCATGAGCTGAAGGAGATTGTGCGGTCTGACGGCAATCTGCGGCTGGTGATGAAGGACTGGCCGATCAATGGTGATATGGCCTGGTATGCCTCGCGCATGGTGCATGCTTCCGCTGCCCTTGGTGCCTATGAAGCAGCGCATAATGCGGTGATGGCCATGAAGAACGGCCTGACGCATGGCGGAGTGGATGCCGCGCTCACCAATGTGGGGGCGGACGCCGGAGCCGTACGCGACATGCTGGATCTGCATGTTGAAGCGATAGATGGCCTGATTGCCCGCAACGAGAAGCATGCGAAGGCGTTGAAGCTTGCCGGAACGCCTGCTTTCCTGATCGGGAGACGGCTTTATCGGCGGCCTCTCACCCCAGACGAGATCGTGGCAGCGGTGGCGCTGGCGCGCTCCGAGAAATAG
- a CDS encoding fumarylacetoacetate hydrolase family protein produces MVEAAGFPDGGVFVGRVWNPNVAGPALCVLQDGLLIDITSREAPTMRDLLEMDDPAGYARQCAKNGSLFGAFEVIAAERADGTTGGASPCLLAPNDLQAVKACGVTFARSMIERVIEERAAGDPSKAAAIRERCQAIIGDSLRDLKAGSEKAEAVKRALIAEGVWSQYLEVGIGPDAEVFTKAQPMSSVGHGAEVGLHPVSSWNNPEPEIVLAVDSLGRVKGATLGNDVNLRDVEGRSALLLGKAKDNNASCAIGPFIRLFDEGYGMDDVRAAELDLLVTGEDGFVLEGKSSMAEISRDPLDLVAQTCGRHHQYPDGFMLFLGTLFAPIQDRDVPGEGFTHKVGDRVTISSPGLGALTNTVRLSTDCPPWTFGTAALMRNLAGRGLLG; encoded by the coding sequence ATGGTTGAAGCTGCGGGATTTCCTGATGGAGGCGTGTTTGTCGGGCGGGTCTGGAACCCGAATGTGGCAGGGCCGGCCCTCTGTGTGCTGCAGGACGGGCTGCTGATCGACATTACCTCTCGCGAAGCGCCAACCATGCGTGACCTTCTGGAGATGGATGACCCGGCGGGTTATGCGCGCCAATGCGCCAAAAACGGGAGCCTGTTTGGCGCGTTTGAGGTGATCGCGGCAGAAAGGGCCGATGGGACAACAGGCGGAGCCAGCCCCTGCCTGCTCGCGCCCAACGATCTGCAGGCGGTAAAGGCATGCGGCGTGACATTTGCGCGCTCGATGATCGAACGCGTCATCGAGGAGCGCGCTGCCGGAGACCCGTCGAAGGCTGCGGCAATCCGTGAGCGCTGCCAGGCGATCATCGGCGACAGTCTGCGGGACCTGAAGGCAGGCTCGGAAAAGGCTGAAGCCGTGAAGCGTGCACTGATCGCCGAGGGCGTGTGGTCACAATATCTCGAAGTGGGCATCGGGCCGGATGCGGAGGTTTTCACCAAGGCACAGCCCATGTCCTCGGTTGGCCACGGCGCTGAGGTCGGGCTACATCCGGTTTCCAGCTGGAACAACCCGGAGCCCGAGATCGTGCTGGCGGTGGACAGTCTGGGCCGGGTCAAGGGCGCGACGCTGGGCAATGACGTCAATCTGCGCGATGTGGAGGGGCGTTCCGCACTGCTTCTGGGCAAAGCCAAGGACAACAACGCCTCCTGCGCCATCGGCCCGTTCATCCGTCTGTTCGACGAGGGGTATGGCATGGATGACGTGCGGGCGGCCGAGCTCGATCTTCTCGTGACAGGCGAAGATGGTTTCGTGCTCGAAGGCAAGAGCTCCATGGCTGAAATCAGCCGGGATCCGCTCGATCTGGTCGCCCAGACCTGCGGGCGGCATCACCAGTATCCCGACGGGTTCATGCTGTTTCTGGGGACACTCTTCGCGCCGATACAGGACCGCGACGTGCCGGGCGAGGGGTTCACGCACAAGGTGGGCGATCGGGTGACGATTTCGAGCCCGGGGCTGGGGGCGTTGACCAACACGGTGCGGCTTTCGACCGATTGCCCGCCCTGGACCTTTGGCACAGCCGCACTGATGCGCAATCTGGCGGGGCGGGGGCTTCTTGGGTGA
- a CDS encoding thermonuclease family protein: MITLALIAGWAAAHYSIIPTDRISGLFSAPQSQSQPHILRYFSVCGSGKRINCIVDGDTLYINGEKIRATGFNTPELFSPQCAQEAKLARRAQRRFQQLVNSGPFELRRTSLRDRDVYGRKLRTLYRNGKPIGDQLIAEGLAHRWRGFKESWCS, translated from the coding sequence TTGATTACGCTCGCTCTCATTGCCGGCTGGGCGGCGGCACACTATTCCATCATCCCCACGGACAGGATCTCAGGCCTCTTCAGCGCTCCCCAATCGCAGAGCCAGCCACATATTCTCCGCTATTTCTCGGTGTGTGGAAGCGGCAAGCGCATCAATTGCATCGTTGATGGCGACACGCTTTACATCAATGGCGAGAAAATCAGGGCGACCGGCTTCAACACGCCAGAGCTGTTCTCTCCCCAATGCGCTCAGGAAGCGAAACTGGCCCGCCGCGCACAGCGCCGTTTTCAGCAACTGGTCAATTCGGGCCCCTTTGAGCTCCGCCGCACGAGCCTGCGCGATCGTGATGTTTACGGAAGAAAACTCAGAACGCTTTATCGCAACGGCAAGCCCATCGGCGACCAGCTCATCGCCGAGGGTCTCGCGCATCGCTGGCGCGGTTTCAAGGAGTCCTGGTGCTCGTGA
- a CDS encoding inorganic phosphate transporter, whose translation MSGTPTTPRKQTLDKDLDKLVHVEQATSTVARGLIAPGLGLLFLALVAVFAATYTIGEPRAVIIVAAAAIGAYMALNIGANDVANNVGPAVGAKAMTLGGALLIAAVFESAGALIAGGDVVDTISKGIIDPAAVGTPEAFVRAMMAALISSALWINLATWIGAPVSTTHSVVGGVMGAGIAAAGFASVDWTTMSQIAASWVVSPVVGGIIAALFLAFIKTAIIYQDDKIAAARRWLPLLIAIMAGAFASYLTLKGLKKVFDVSGSGAALIGAAFFVVTWFLAHLFVHAQSEGLENRNQSLRRLFKVPLVISAALLSFAHGANDVANAVGPLAAIVATVNESAVNTTVAIPLWVMVIGAAGISIGLVLFGPKLIRMVGEQITKLNPMRAFCVALSAAITVIIASGLGLPISSTHTAVGAIFGVGFFREWYTAHSRRRRAYLERKGVRLKADNGSGEGDDIDLELQKTSREEIARRKLVRRAHVRTIVAAWVTTVPAAAVLSGGIFLILDLIS comes from the coding sequence ATGAGCGGCACGCCAACAACCCCACGCAAGCAGACACTCGACAAGGACCTCGACAAGCTGGTTCATGTCGAACAGGCCACGTCGACCGTTGCACGCGGCCTGATCGCCCCAGGCCTCGGTCTGCTCTTTCTCGCTCTCGTCGCCGTTTTTGCCGCCACCTACACGATCGGCGAGCCACGGGCCGTCATTATCGTGGCCGCAGCAGCGATCGGTGCCTACATGGCGCTCAACATCGGTGCAAACGATGTCGCCAACAATGTTGGGCCTGCCGTAGGCGCAAAAGCCATGACGCTGGGCGGTGCGCTGCTGATCGCTGCGGTTTTCGAAAGCGCCGGCGCTCTCATTGCCGGTGGCGATGTGGTGGACACCATCTCCAAGGGCATCATAGACCCGGCCGCAGTGGGAACACCCGAAGCATTCGTGCGCGCCATGATGGCGGCCCTGATTTCATCCGCACTCTGGATCAATCTGGCCACCTGGATCGGCGCACCGGTCTCCACCACACATTCGGTCGTGGGCGGCGTCATGGGCGCAGGCATCGCGGCCGCCGGGTTTGCTTCCGTGGACTGGACCACCATGTCGCAGATCGCGGCAAGCTGGGTCGTCTCTCCGGTGGTGGGCGGCATCATCGCTGCTCTGTTTCTCGCATTCATCAAGACAGCCATCATCTATCAGGATGACAAGATTGCAGCGGCGCGACGCTGGCTGCCGCTCCTAATTGCCATCATGGCGGGAGCCTTCGCGAGCTACCTGACACTCAAGGGCCTGAAGAAGGTGTTCGACGTCAGCGGTTCCGGCGCCGCGCTGATTGGTGCCGCATTCTTCGTGGTCACATGGTTCCTCGCCCACCTGTTCGTGCATGCACAGTCAGAGGGTCTGGAAAACCGCAACCAGTCATTGCGCCGCCTCTTCAAGGTGCCTTTGGTGATCTCCGCCGCGCTGCTTTCGTTTGCTCATGGTGCAAATGATGTTGCCAATGCGGTCGGCCCCCTGGCGGCGATCGTCGCCACGGTCAACGAAAGTGCGGTCAACACCACCGTTGCGATTCCTCTCTGGGTGATGGTGATCGGAGCTGCCGGCATCTCGATCGGACTGGTGCTGTTTGGCCCGAAGCTCATTCGCATGGTCGGAGAGCAGATCACCAAGCTCAATCCTATGCGCGCCTTCTGTGTTGCCCTGTCGGCTGCCATCACCGTGATCATCGCCTCCGGCCTGGGGCTGCCAATCAGTTCCACCCACACTGCCGTGGGTGCGATTTTCGGCGTCGGATTCTTCCGTGAATGGTACACGGCGCATTCCAGGCGCCGGCGCGCCTATCTCGAGCGCAAAGGCGTGCGCCTCAAGGCAGACAATGGCTCCGGTGAGGGCGACGATATCGATCTGGAGCTGCAAAAAACGTCCCGCGAGGAGATCGCCCGCCGCAAGCTGGTCCGTCGTGCCCATGTTCGCACCATCGTGGCTGCATGGGTCACCACCGTGCCTGCCGCGGCCGTGCTTTCAGGGGGCATTTTCCTTATCCTGGATCTCATTTCCTGA
- a CDS encoding NUDIX hydrolase, with the protein MTETVRRLFGGNPRQVQAAALPWRIAGSGNAIQIMLITSRGTGRWVLPKGWPEGAETLAKAAMREAREEAGISGIPSDDEIGRFYYHKTDGTGVEWPCEVAVVPLEVTEELRKWPERKQRTRQWFSPQEAAAAVNEPDLGELLIEFAHNPRKIAA; encoded by the coding sequence CTGACCGAAACGGTCCGGCGTCTGTTCGGCGGGAACCCCCGCCAGGTTCAGGCTGCGGCCCTGCCGTGGCGCATTGCGGGAAGTGGAAACGCGATACAGATCATGCTGATCACGAGCCGCGGAACAGGGCGTTGGGTTTTGCCGAAGGGCTGGCCGGAGGGCGCCGAAACGCTTGCAAAGGCCGCCATGCGCGAAGCTCGCGAGGAAGCAGGCATCAGCGGCATTCCCTCAGACGACGAAATCGGTCGCTTCTACTATCACAAGACCGACGGAACAGGCGTTGAATGGCCCTGCGAGGTCGCCGTGGTACCACTTGAGGTCACAGAAGAGCTTCGCAAGTGGCCCGAGCGCAAGCAGCGCACGCGTCAATGGTTTTCCCCACAGGAAGCTGCAGCGGCAGTGAATGAGCCCGACCTCGGCGAACTCCTGATTGAATTTGCTCACAATCCACGGAAAATCGCTGCCTGA
- the gpt gene encoding xanthine phosphoribosyltransferase: protein MSLPEKAFPVSWDQFHRDARALAWRLAGANGQWKAIVCITRGGLVPAAVISRELGIRLIETVCVASYHDYTEQGELKVLKEINPELLKEDGENVLIVDDLTDTGKTAAIVRAMMPKAHFATVYAKPKGRPLVDTFVTEVSQDTWIYFPWDLGFSYQKPIAEDQRG, encoded by the coding sequence ATGTCTCTTCCCGAAAAAGCATTTCCCGTTTCCTGGGATCAGTTTCACCGCGACGCCCGCGCCCTCGCCTGGCGGCTGGCCGGCGCCAATGGGCAGTGGAAAGCCATTGTCTGCATCACACGCGGCGGGCTGGTTCCCGCTGCAGTCATTTCCCGCGAACTTGGCATCCGGCTGATCGAGACCGTGTGCGTGGCCTCCTATCACGACTACACCGAACAGGGCGAGCTCAAGGTCTTGAAGGAAATCAATCCCGAACTCCTGAAGGAGGACGGTGAAAATGTCCTCATCGTGGACGACCTGACCGACACCGGAAAAACCGCCGCCATCGTGCGCGCCATGATGCCGAAAGCACATTTCGCAACGGTTTATGCCAAGCCGAAAGGCCGGCCGCTGGTCGATACATTCGTCACGGAGGTATCGCAGGATACCTGGATCTATTTCCCCTGGGACCTTGGCTTTTCATATCAGAAACCGATTGCCGAGGACCAACGCGGCTAA
- a CDS encoding universal stress protein, which produces MSYQTILAILQSEADAPRVLDLALPLATRHESHLIGLHAEALPMVMASPMGGPVVDLSIDMQDETQRRHKVIRKLFDERTRIEQVGNEWRGFDSVSGDSAVSGIESARSADLVIAQQTDPDAKGTMEANVEALLFETGRPVLFVPYIFKSQEAEFKKVLLAWNGSRQAARAAFDALPFMKEADSVEVFCIDPQDTPRRDASMAGTAIAAALARHDIDVTVKVEKSGGVSHGEILENRVSDTGADLLVMGAFGRSRLREFVFGGATRTILQTMTVPTFMAH; this is translated from the coding sequence ATGAGCTACCAGACCATTCTCGCCATTCTGCAAAGCGAAGCCGACGCACCGCGCGTTCTCGACCTCGCCCTGCCGCTTGCCACCCGACATGAGAGCCATCTCATCGGATTGCATGCCGAAGCCCTGCCGATGGTCATGGCCTCTCCCATGGGCGGGCCCGTGGTGGATCTGAGCATCGACATGCAGGACGAAACACAGCGTCGCCACAAGGTCATCCGCAAGCTGTTCGACGAACGCACAAGAATCGAGCAAGTGGGCAATGAATGGCGCGGGTTCGACAGCGTTTCGGGAGACTCTGCCGTGTCCGGAATCGAAAGCGCCCGCAGCGCCGATCTTGTGATCGCTCAGCAGACAGACCCCGACGCCAAGGGCACAATGGAAGCCAATGTCGAGGCCCTGCTTTTCGAGACCGGTCGCCCCGTCCTCTTTGTCCCATACATCTTCAAGTCACAGGAAGCCGAGTTCAAGAAGGTTTTGCTTGCCTGGAACGGCAGCCGCCAGGCGGCGCGTGCGGCATTCGACGCCCTGCCCTTCATGAAGGAGGCAGACAGCGTCGAGGTGTTCTGCATTGATCCGCAGGACACGCCGCGCCGCGATGCATCCATGGCAGGCACCGCGATCGCCGCAGCACTCGCACGTCACGATATCGACGTGACGGTCAAGGTCGAAAAGTCCGGAGGCGTTTCACATGGTGAAATTCTCGAAAACCGCGTTTCCGACACGGGTGCCGATCTTCTGGTCATGGGCGCGTTCGGTCGCTCCAGGCTGCGCGAATTCGTCTTCGGCGGAGCCACACGCACCATTCTGCAGACCATGACTGTTCCGACCTTCATGGCGCATTGA
- a CDS encoding competence/damage-inducible protein A, which produces MSDLVTAAMVVIGDEILSGRTKDRNIGHLADMLTAVGVDLKEVRVVSDDESAIVEAVNALRARNTYVFTTGGIGPTHDDITADAIARAFGRPCVYDDKALTLLKEHYARRGTEFSEARKRMARMPQGAEHIDNPISVAPGFRVENVYVMAGVPAIFQAMLDNVVPTLKTGAKLLSETIPSPHPEGAIGGPLGAVQAAHPETIIGSYPKYQDGSFWTEIVIRSRSRTALAEALKATHTMLDAIPDRQEAKG; this is translated from the coding sequence ATGAGCGATCTTGTAACGGCCGCGATGGTGGTCATCGGCGACGAAATCCTGTCGGGGCGCACAAAAGACAGGAACATCGGTCACCTGGCCGACATGTTGACGGCAGTCGGTGTAGACCTGAAGGAAGTGCGCGTCGTTTCCGACGACGAGAGTGCCATTGTCGAGGCGGTGAATGCTCTTCGTGCACGCAACACCTATGTCTTCACCACCGGCGGCATCGGGCCGACCCATGATGACATCACGGCAGATGCCATCGCCCGTGCCTTCGGTCGCCCCTGTGTATACGACGACAAGGCGCTCACGTTGCTCAAGGAGCACTATGCACGTCGTGGAACAGAATTCTCCGAGGCCCGCAAACGCATGGCCCGAATGCCCCAGGGGGCGGAACACATCGACAACCCGATTTCAGTCGCCCCCGGTTTTCGTGTCGAAAACGTCTACGTCATGGCAGGCGTGCCCGCGATTTTCCAGGCAATGCTCGACAATGTGGTTCCGACGTTGAAGACAGGCGCGAAGCTCCTCTCGGAAACGATTCCCTCGCCTCATCCCGAAGGCGCCATCGGCGGTCCGCTAGGGGCGGTTCAGGCCGCTCACCCCGAAACGATCATCGGGTCCTATCCGAAATACCAGGACGGGTCATTCTGGACCGAAATTGTCATCCGCTCGCGCTCCAGAACAGCGCTTGCGGAGGCATTGAAGGCAACGCACACCATGCTGGACGCCATTCCTGATAGGCAGGAGGCAAAAGGTTGA
- the wrbA gene encoding NAD(P)H:quinone oxidoreductase: MTKILVLYYSSWGHMEAMARAAADGARAAGADVTIKRVPELVPEGVARDAGYKLDQDAPVAKPLELADYDGFIFGVSTRFGMMASQIKNFLDQTGPLWAEGKLVDKPATVMSSTATQHGGAEMALASTQLALQHHGMLIVPLSYAYQDQMGNDVVRGGAPYGMTTTTNGDGSRMPSQQELDGATFQGRRLAEITARLAA, translated from the coding sequence ATGACCAAGATACTGGTTCTTTATTATTCCAGCTGGGGGCACATGGAGGCCATGGCCAGAGCCGCCGCTGACGGGGCGCGGGCTGCGGGTGCGGACGTGACGATCAAGCGCGTGCCGGAACTGGTGCCGGAAGGCGTGGCCAGAGATGCGGGATACAAGCTCGATCAGGATGCACCGGTGGCGAAGCCGCTGGAGCTGGCCGATTATGACGGTTTCATATTTGGCGTTTCGACGCGTTTTGGCATGATGGCTTCCCAGATCAAGAACTTTCTCGACCAGACCGGCCCGCTCTGGGCGGAAGGAAAGCTGGTCGACAAACCGGCGACCGTGATGTCATCAACCGCGACGCAGCACGGCGGTGCGGAAATGGCTCTCGCCTCGACGCAGCTTGCACTGCAACACCATGGCATGCTGATCGTGCCGCTCTCCTATGCCTACCAGGATCAAATGGGCAACGATGTCGTGCGCGGCGGTGCTCCCTACGGAATGACGACCACCACGAATGGTGATGGTTCGCGAATGCCCTCGCAACAGGAGCTCGACGGTGCGACGTTCCAGGGCAGGCGTCTGGCGGAGATCACGGCGCGGCTCGCTGCCTGA